Proteins found in one Thalassomonas actiniarum genomic segment:
- the tagH gene encoding type VI secretion system-associated FHA domain protein TagH, translated as MAVTLELSVVNTQKPQISAQVINIGEDGATIGRGAGNTCVLEDAKRFISSRHAQIDYFQGSFFFTDISTNGCWLKEADEAIGKGNRIKLDNSTAVIIGPYELHFLLNEEEKSAITPSTAQADQGSDISRDEGLLINNELDPVQQILNGAHPLAETTPGESDAIAGESLSEQAFTSPEVNQQSELSLSDGADSALDGYFKPDNVAVEKIPTDWDFNEAVTASTEQQTSEAALAPDNVLNKQQGIADLDAEKAPVDGTPDLSVNTGGKDPVKEGHDSFDAVAALSRQLGLTLTPELLQNPEPFVDNIADVVNEATAGIIKLINGRAVFKQSSRLSMTTIQPRSNNPLKFSVDKQDALEHLFTRRKPAYLEAKAAVSQAITDLQIHEMAFVAGLQAALQQVLQTLSPQQIEKTAAASPNKLRSLLSSPKYWQQYKTTHRQLESKITENLNEFLGQDFARAYEQQVSKLNQEHQESSK; from the coding sequence ATGGCTGTCACTTTAGAACTGAGCGTCGTTAATACCCAAAAGCCTCAAATATCGGCGCAGGTTATCAATATAGGTGAAGACGGAGCGACCATAGGCAGGGGAGCAGGCAATACCTGTGTGCTTGAAGATGCGAAACGTTTTATTTCTTCCAGACATGCGCAGATAGATTACTTCCAGGGCAGCTTTTTCTTTACCGATATCAGCACTAACGGTTGCTGGTTAAAGGAAGCCGATGAGGCCATAGGTAAAGGCAACAGAATAAAACTCGATAACAGCACTGCGGTTATTATCGGCCCTTATGAACTGCATTTTCTGCTCAATGAAGAGGAAAAGTCTGCTATTACACCAAGTACTGCTCAGGCAGACCAGGGCAGCGATATCTCCCGGGATGAGGGGCTATTAATCAATAATGAGCTAGATCCTGTTCAGCAAATATTAAACGGTGCTCATCCTTTAGCTGAGACAACTCCCGGTGAGAGCGATGCTATTGCAGGGGAGAGCTTGAGTGAACAAGCTTTTACCTCCCCCGAGGTTAATCAACAAAGTGAACTTTCTTTAAGTGATGGCGCCGATAGCGCGCTCGATGGTTACTTTAAGCCGGATAATGTCGCGGTGGAGAAAATTCCTACCGATTGGGATTTCAACGAAGCCGTTACCGCTTCAACCGAGCAACAAACATCTGAAGCTGCGCTTGCACCGGATAATGTTTTAAATAAACAGCAGGGTATTGCAGATCTTGATGCTGAAAAGGCTCCTGTTGACGGTACACCTGATTTGTCTGTCAATACAGGCGGGAAAGACCCGGTTAAAGAAGGCCATGACAGCTTTGATGCTGTTGCCGCCTTAAGCCGCCAGTTGGGACTGACACTTACTCCCGAATTGCTGCAAAACCCCGAGCCCTTTGTCGATAATATTGCCGATGTTGTCAATGAAGCTACGGCAGGCATTATCAAGTTAATTAATGGCCGGGCGGTCTTTAAGCAAAGTTCAAGGCTGTCGATGACCACCATCCAGCCCAGATCCAATAATCCGCTGAAGTTTTCCGTCGATAAACAAGATGCATTGGAGCATTTATTTACCCGCAGAAAGCCCGCGTATCTTGAAGCGAAAGCTGCGGTCAGCCAGGCGATCACCGATTTGCAAATTCATGAAATGGCCTTTGTTGCCGGGCTACAGGCGGCCTTACAGCAGGTACTACAGACTTTGTCGCCGCAGCAGATAGAAAAAACAGCCGCAGCATCTCCCAATAAATTGCGCAGTTTATTATCCAGCCCAAAATACTGGCAGCAGTATAAAACTACTCATCGGCAGCTTGAGAGTAAGATCACTGAGAACCTTAATGAATTCTTAGGGCAGGATTTTGCCCGGGCCTATGAGCAACAGGTGTCAAAACTTAATCAGGAACATCAGGAGTCGAGCAAATAA
- a CDS encoding DUF2169 family type VI secretion system accessory protein yields MLQLVNHTPFTSQLLITTNPEGEDIAVLCIKASFSILPEVMLAPEQLPVKLSDEFIGDPQTSSLLYASECLLAKPGQDIVLNGSAWSPTGKAESEFDCGISIGKFSKNIRIFGDRHWHKGNISTPVPVLSMPLTYENAYGGCHHFLPDQELSPQSAVYYPQNPIGKGFCGRRKKNDTQGLPLPNLENPEKLIADIQDTVLPWSLGYIPGHWPARKEYSGTYDSQWQQQRSPLLPLDFERKFFLAGAYGCNLLPGSLCGGEKVELTNLAKQGLITFVLPECEFKLEATFNGKTSQAKLALETLLLEPELNRFCLLWKTEINCHKNPLLLNEITIALTRAEHFLGLS; encoded by the coding sequence ATGTTACAGCTGGTCAACCACACTCCTTTTACCAGTCAGCTCCTGATCACCACCAATCCTGAGGGTGAAGATATTGCCGTACTGTGTATCAAAGCCAGTTTCAGCATATTGCCTGAGGTAATGCTGGCACCAGAGCAACTCCCGGTTAAACTCAGCGACGAGTTTATCGGCGACCCGCAAACATCCAGCCTGTTATATGCAAGCGAATGCCTGTTGGCAAAACCCGGACAGGACATCGTACTTAACGGCAGTGCCTGGTCTCCCACAGGCAAAGCAGAGTCCGAATTTGACTGCGGTATCAGCATAGGCAAATTTTCAAAAAATATCCGTATCTTTGGCGATCGCCACTGGCATAAGGGAAACATCAGCACACCGGTCCCGGTACTTTCCATGCCCTTGACTTATGAAAATGCCTACGGCGGTTGTCACCACTTTTTACCCGATCAAGAACTGTCACCACAATCTGCTGTTTATTATCCGCAAAACCCCATAGGAAAAGGATTTTGCGGACGCAGGAAAAAAAACGACACCCAGGGGCTACCTTTGCCTAACCTGGAAAACCCGGAAAAACTTATCGCCGACATTCAAGACACAGTATTGCCCTGGAGCCTGGGATATATTCCCGGCCATTGGCCTGCGAGGAAAGAATATAGCGGCACTTATGACAGTCAGTGGCAACAACAGCGCAGTCCCTTGTTACCGCTGGATTTTGAGCGAAAATTTTTCCTCGCTGGCGCCTATGGCTGCAACCTGCTCCCCGGATCCCTTTGTGGTGGGGAAAAAGTTGAACTTACCAACCTGGCAAAACAAGGCTTGATCACCTTTGTGCTGCCCGAATGTGAATTTAAACTAGAGGCGACCTTTAACGGTAAAACTTCCCAAGCCAAACTGGCCCTGGAAACCCTGTTATTAGAGCCGGAGCTCAACCGCTTTTGTTTATTGTGGAAAACAGAAATCAACTGTCATAAAAACCCCCTGCTGTTAAATGAAATCACCATAGCTCTAACCAGGGCTGAGCACTTTTTGGGATTAAGCTGA
- a CDS encoding DUF4150 domain-containing protein, with protein MGTTVYANGRGVVHKQSGGMSLVFPDVCKTPTPGGPVPIPYPNTGKASDTSSGTKKVKVDGQMAMVKGANYSSSMGDEAGSVGGVVSGVTRGKCEFMLYSFDVKFEGKNVCRLGDTLFHNKKNIMG; from the coding sequence ATGGGCACTACTGTATACGCCAACGGCAGAGGGGTAGTACACAAACAAAGCGGCGGCATGAGCCTGGTCTTTCCCGATGTCTGTAAAACCCCGACCCCAGGGGGACCCGTACCGATCCCCTATCCCAATACCGGTAAGGCATCCGATACCAGCTCAGGCACAAAAAAAGTAAAAGTTGATGGCCAGATGGCCATGGTAAAGGGAGCAAACTATTCCAGCTCCATGGGGGATGAAGCAGGATCCGTCGGCGGCGTTGTCAGCGGCGTCACCAGGGGAAAATGTGAATTTATGCTTTACTCCTTTGATGTAAAATTTGAAGGTAAAAATGTCTGTCGCCTGGGAGATACGCTGTTTCACAACAAGAAAAATATTATGGGGTAA
- a CDS encoding endonuclease, translating into MNNNKKLRKSLCQISIQALCAGLLLPGLAVNAEVPQGYYDMADNTNAQALRNSLHQIIDDHQRYPYSSTATDTWDILEQADQDPDNSAHVIDVYLNASYIKHGAGNSDYNREHSWPKSYGFPVDVSSNYPYTDAHHLFIANDSYNTSRNDKPYDNCTSGCTEKPTEYNNARGGGAGESNWTGGSHTDGRWQTWNGRRGDVARALMYMAVRYEGGTHGITGHDEPDLILTDDRSLMDASQTKANISVGYMGLKSVLLQWHKEDPVDAFEQRRNDVIYGYQGNRNPFIDNPDYVTCVFENICSGIGVPDTPAAVVWINEIHYDNSGGDVNEFVELAGSANTDLSGWSLVGYNGNGGGVYKTENLTGTLTNQQGGMGTLSFAISGLQNGSADGLALVNAAGEVIQFLSYEGSLTASSGPASGMTSTDIGVAETSSTPAGYSLQLVGSGQAYGDFSWASASAETAGNVNNSQTFQ; encoded by the coding sequence ATGAATAATAATAAAAAACTCAGGAAATCTTTGTGTCAGATTTCTATCCAAGCTTTATGTGCCGGATTGTTATTGCCCGGCTTGGCGGTTAATGCCGAAGTTCCCCAAGGTTATTATGATATGGCAGATAATACCAATGCCCAGGCGTTAAGGAATTCTTTGCATCAGATCATAGATGATCACCAGCGATACCCTTATAGCAGCACGGCAACTGATACCTGGGATATTCTGGAGCAGGCGGATCAGGATCCCGACAATAGCGCACATGTTATCGATGTTTATCTTAATGCCAGTTATATCAAGCACGGCGCCGGTAACAGCGATTATAACCGCGAGCATAGCTGGCCCAAATCTTACGGCTTCCCGGTCGATGTCAGCAGCAACTACCCCTATACCGATGCCCACCATTTATTTATTGCCAACGACAGTTACAACACCAGCCGAAACGACAAACCTTATGATAACTGTACCAGCGGATGCACGGAAAAACCCACCGAATATAACAATGCCCGCGGCGGCGGCGCCGGTGAGTCCAACTGGACCGGGGGCAGCCATACCGATGGCCGCTGGCAAACCTGGAACGGCCGGCGCGGGGATGTTGCCAGGGCACTGATGTATATGGCGGTGCGCTATGAGGGCGGTACACATGGTATTACCGGCCATGACGAGCCGGATTTGATCCTCACCGATGACCGCAGTCTGATGGATGCTTCACAAACCAAGGCCAATATTTCCGTGGGTTATATGGGGTTAAAGTCTGTTTTGCTACAGTGGCATAAAGAAGATCCCGTGGATGCGTTTGAGCAGCGTCGTAATGACGTGATTTACGGCTATCAGGGCAATCGTAACCCTTTTATCGATAATCCTGATTATGTTACTTGTGTCTTTGAAAACATTTGCTCGGGTATTGGCGTACCCGATACCCCTGCGGCTGTGGTTTGGATTAATGAAATTCATTACGATAACAGCGGCGGCGACGTTAATGAGTTTGTCGAACTTGCCGGCTCTGCCAATACCGATTTAAGTGGCTGGAGCCTGGTGGGTTACAACGGCAACGGTGGCGGTGTCTATAAAACTGAAAACCTGACCGGTACTTTAACCAACCAGCAGGGGGGCATGGGTACGCTTAGCTTTGCTATCAGCGGGTTGCAAAATGGCAGCGCCGATGGTTTGGCTTTAGTAAATGCCGCAGGAGAAGTGATCCAGTTTCTTAGCTATGAAGGATCCTTAACGGCAAGCTCGGGTCCGGCATCGGGCATGACTTCGACGGATATCGGTGTAGCGGAAACCTCATCGACGCCTGCGGGTTATTCGTTGCAGCTTGTTGGCAGCGGACAGGCTTACGGTGATTTTTCCTGGGCATCGGCTTCGGCTGAAACGGCGGGTAATGTCAACAACAGCCAAACCTTTCAATAA
- a CDS encoding c-type cytochrome, producing the protein MKIFMLALTVTLSFTATANAADGKALYTQKLCTTCHGAEGKAPIAPMYPKLNGQNATYLLNQMKDIKSGKRNNGMSMTMKPMMAAVSESDMTAIADYLAKVK; encoded by the coding sequence ATGAAAATATTCATGTTAGCACTTACGGTTACCCTTAGCTTTACTGCAACAGCCAATGCGGCGGACGGCAAGGCTTTATACACGCAAAAACTCTGTACCACCTGCCACGGCGCTGAAGGAAAAGCCCCCATAGCCCCTATGTACCCCAAACTTAACGGACAAAATGCCACCTATTTGCTCAATCAAATGAAAGATATAAAAAGCGGCAAAAGAAACAATGGCATGTCGATGACAATGAAACCTATGATGGCTGCGGTATCGGAAAGCGATATGACCGCAATTGCCGATTACCTGGCGAAGGTCAAATAA
- a CDS encoding transporter substrate-binding domain-containing protein produces MNYFLALLFVFQFFCAAQAQQLEVVTDHWPPFIVDTQPVSGTVTRKVRKILDYAGLDYQITLYPWARSYHLGMTKPNVLIYSIFRTKSREPYFHWFCPVNEGVTVNLYKLKGNTRNIDSLAGVRQALIGVMRDDHNHSYLVQQGFIEGVNLDISADEQINLRKLFNGRVDAVGLAQESLEHRLAMLGYSKDQVVQGMTLHIPAVTKHCMALSLGSDQAIIEKISAGFSRWLSEKK; encoded by the coding sequence GTGAACTACTTCTTAGCTCTGCTTTTTGTTTTTCAGTTTTTCTGTGCCGCCCAAGCGCAGCAGCTGGAAGTTGTCACCGATCATTGGCCGCCGTTTATTGTCGATACTCAACCTGTCTCAGGTACTGTTACCCGTAAAGTCCGGAAAATACTTGATTATGCCGGGCTTGATTATCAGATAACGCTCTATCCCTGGGCGCGCAGTTATCACCTGGGCATGACCAAACCTAATGTGCTGATTTATTCTATTTTCAGGACAAAATCACGGGAGCCTTATTTCCACTGGTTTTGTCCGGTAAATGAAGGCGTCACCGTTAACTTATATAAACTTAAGGGCAATACCAGAAATATAGATTCATTAGCCGGGGTCAGGCAGGCGCTTATTGGTGTGATGCGCGATGATCACAACCACAGCTATTTAGTGCAGCAAGGTTTTATTGAGGGGGTTAACCTGGACATTTCCGCTGACGAGCAGATAAATTTAAGGAAATTGTTTAATGGCCGCGTTGACGCTGTCGGTCTGGCCCAGGAGTCATTAGAGCACCGACTTGCAATGCTCGGCTATTCCAAGGACCAGGTCGTTCAAGGTATGACCCTGCATATTCCGGCTGTTACTAAGCACTGTATGGCACTGAGTTTAGGCTCGGATCAGGCAATCATTGAAAAAATCAGTGCGGGATTTAGCCGCTGGTTGAGTGAGAAAAAGTAA
- a CDS encoding FAD-binding and (Fe-S)-binding domain-containing protein: MLPRLDHQDLVSPLFQEFARLLSEQPFTGDINCQYSARLAVATDNSVYQQLPQLVVHPRSKQDIQLIARLASDSRFDSIKFSARGGGTGTNGQSLTPGIVVDLSKYMNRILEINVEENWVRVEAGVVKDQLNDYLRPHGFFFSPDLSTSNRATVGGMINTDASGQGSLVYGKTSDHVLGLESVLANGDLIATEPMALSDAEQLSQQDSSLGRITKAVLASCRDNRELILEKFPRLNRFLTGYDLEHVFNDDLSRFDLTRLITGSEGSLAFVCEAKLNLTKIAPAKTLINIKYDSFDSALRHSPSLVKAKATSVETIDSKVLNLAREDIIWHSVSDLITDVPGKVMDGINMVEYNGESVEALAVQVKGLTDQLDLDIQGDNGVIGYQVTSDLGSINKLYAMRKKSVGLLGNTEGSQKPLAFAEDTAVPPENLADFIAEFRTLLDGHGLHYGMFGHVDAGVLHVRPALDMCDPGQEVLLREISDQVVALTAKYGGLMWGEHGKGYRSEYGPQFFGEQLFGELRKIKTAFDPLNKMNPGKICTPLASTESLVSVDGQKRGYFDRQIPVQVKDSFNSALDCNGNGLCFNYDVNSPMCPSSKVTRDRRHSPKGRAGLMREWLRLVENKGVDILALEENINGWSVKRLLDKVKTRFSNNNGQDFSHEVMEAMSGCLACKACASQCPIKVDVPDFRARFINLYYSRYMRPLKDHLVANVEVLAPVMAKAPKLVNKVLSSKVYDKLSAKTIGYVDTPLLSVPTLQQRVSDAGYPEFNLQTLQQMPLERRQQHVLIVQDPFTSFYDATAVEALMKLSAKLGFTPILVPFKPNGKPQHVKGFLSRFAKTAGSAAEFLNQLQQLEIPMLGLDASLVLCYRDEYQQVLGDKRGDFEVLLAHEWLTSLLEKGQLPQMASIRGHGSSADKVSYKLFAHCTEKTALAKSEDQWVTLFNHFDQKLEKIAVGCCGMAGTYGHEKSNLDNSKALFDMSWQPKLEPLAQQQVLATGFSCRSQVKRLGNIKPRHPVEALLSVLG; this comes from the coding sequence ATGTTACCCCGGCTAGATCATCAAGACCTTGTTTCTCCTTTATTTCAAGAATTTGCCCGGTTACTTTCCGAGCAGCCTTTTACCGGCGATATCAATTGCCAGTACAGTGCCCGGCTCGCGGTGGCCACAGATAACAGTGTTTACCAGCAACTGCCACAGTTGGTGGTGCATCCGCGCAGCAAACAGGACATTCAGTTAATTGCCCGTCTGGCCAGCGACAGCCGTTTTGACAGTATAAAATTCAGCGCCCGAGGCGGCGGCACCGGCACCAATGGCCAGAGTTTAACGCCGGGGATCGTGGTGGATTTATCCAAGTACATGAACCGTATCCTGGAAATCAATGTCGAAGAGAACTGGGTGCGGGTGGAAGCCGGCGTGGTTAAAGATCAGCTTAACGATTACCTGCGCCCCCATGGTTTTTTCTTCTCGCCGGACTTATCCACCAGTAACCGTGCCACGGTGGGCGGCATGATCAATACCGATGCTTCCGGGCAGGGGTCGCTGGTTTACGGAAAAACGTCAGATCACGTTTTAGGCCTGGAATCTGTGCTCGCCAACGGCGATTTGATCGCTACTGAGCCTATGGCGCTGAGCGATGCCGAACAACTGTCACAGCAAGACTCCAGCCTGGGACGTATCACCAAAGCGGTGCTGGCGTCCTGCCGCGACAACCGGGAATTGATATTAGAGAAATTCCCGCGCCTGAACCGTTTTTTAACCGGTTATGACTTAGAGCATGTTTTTAATGATGATTTATCCCGGTTTGATTTAACGCGCCTGATCACCGGCTCGGAAGGTTCACTGGCTTTTGTTTGTGAAGCCAAGCTTAATTTAACCAAGATAGCGCCGGCAAAGACCTTGATTAATATCAAGTACGACAGTTTCGACTCGGCGTTGCGTCATTCCCCGAGCCTGGTAAAAGCTAAGGCTACCTCGGTGGAAACCATAGATTCCAAGGTATTAAACCTTGCCCGTGAAGACATTATCTGGCACAGCGTCAGCGATTTGATCACCGACGTGCCGGGTAAAGTCATGGACGGCATCAATATGGTGGAATATAACGGCGAAAGCGTTGAAGCCCTGGCGGTCCAGGTGAAAGGGTTAACCGATCAGCTCGATCTGGATATTCAGGGGGATAACGGCGTGATTGGTTACCAGGTCACCTCAGATCTGGGGAGCATCAATAAGCTTTATGCCATGCGTAAAAAATCTGTCGGTTTGCTCGGCAACACCGAAGGCAGCCAAAAGCCATTGGCGTTTGCCGAAGATACCGCGGTACCGCCGGAAAATCTGGCGGATTTTATCGCCGAATTCCGCACTTTACTGGATGGCCACGGTCTGCATTACGGTATGTTTGGTCATGTTGATGCCGGTGTATTACACGTGCGTCCGGCGCTGGATATGTGCGATCCCGGGCAGGAAGTACTGCTTAGGGAAATTTCCGATCAGGTGGTGGCATTAACCGCCAAATATGGCGGCTTAATGTGGGGCGAGCATGGTAAAGGTTACCGCAGCGAATACGGCCCGCAGTTTTTTGGCGAGCAGCTTTTCGGGGAGCTAAGAAAAATAAAAACCGCCTTTGACCCGTTAAACAAGATGAACCCGGGCAAGATTTGTACGCCGCTGGCATCTACGGAATCTCTGGTGTCGGTAGACGGGCAAAAGCGCGGTTACTTCGACCGTCAAATTCCGGTGCAGGTCAAGGACTCCTTTAATTCTGCCTTGGACTGTAACGGCAACGGTTTATGTTTTAACTATGATGTTAACAGTCCTATGTGTCCGTCGAGCAAGGTGACCCGGGATCGCCGTCATTCGCCCAAAGGGCGTGCCGGTTTGATGCGCGAGTGGCTTCGCCTGGTAGAAAATAAAGGGGTCGATATCCTCGCACTGGAAGAGAACATTAACGGCTGGTCGGTAAAACGCCTGTTGGATAAGGTGAAAACCCGTTTCAGCAATAACAACGGGCAGGACTTCTCGCATGAGGTGATGGAGGCCATGTCCGGTTGTTTGGCCTGTAAAGCCTGTGCCAGCCAGTGTCCGATTAAAGTGGATGTACCGGACTTTCGCGCTCGCTTTATCAATCTTTATTATTCGCGCTATATGCGGCCGTTAAAAGATCACCTGGTGGCCAATGTTGAAGTGTTGGCTCCTGTGATGGCCAAGGCTCCTAAGCTGGTTAACAAGGTATTAAGCTCTAAGGTTTATGACAAGCTTTCTGCCAAAACTATCGGTTATGTCGATACGCCGTTATTGTCTGTGCCTACCCTGCAGCAAAGGGTGAGCGACGCCGGGTATCCCGAATTTAACCTGCAAACCCTGCAGCAAATGCCGCTTGAAAGACGCCAGCAGCATGTGCTGATTGTTCAAGATCCCTTTACCTCGTTTTATGATGCCACAGCAGTAGAAGCCTTGATGAAGCTCAGTGCCAAGCTAGGCTTTACTCCTATTTTGGTACCTTTTAAACCCAACGGTAAACCCCAGCATGTGAAAGGTTTCTTGTCCCGTTTTGCTAAAACTGCCGGCAGTGCCGCCGAGTTTTTAAACCAACTACAGCAACTGGAAATTCCTATGCTGGGCTTAGACGCCTCCCTGGTGTTGTGTTACCGGGATGAATACCAGCAGGTGCTGGGCGATAAACGCGGTGATTTCGAGGTATTGCTTGCCCATGAATGGCTAACAAGTTTGCTGGAAAAGGGGCAATTGCCTCAGATGGCAAGTATAAGAGGTCATGGTAGTTCAGCGGATAAAGTCAGCTATAAGCTTTTTGCTCATTGCACCGAGAAAACCGCGCTGGCAAAAAGTGAAGATCAATGGGTGACCTTGTTTAACCATTTTGATCAGAAACTGGAAAAAATTGCCGTTGGTTGCTGCGGTATGGCGGGCACTTATGGTCATGAAAAGAGCAATCTGGATAACTCCAAAGCCCTGTTTGATATGAGCTGGCAGCCAAAACTTGAGCCACTTGCCCAGCAGCAGGTACTGGCAACCGGTTTTTCCTGCCGTAGCCAGGTAAAACGTTTAGGCAATATCAAACCCCGGCATCCGGTAGAAGCCTTGCTGTCTGTGCTTGGCTGA
- the ppsA gene encoding phosphoenolpyruvate synthase: MQENVLWYENLGMGDVDRVGGKNASLGEMISNLANVGVQVPGGFATTAYAFNEFLEQSGLNDKIHDLLDTLDVDDINALTKCGETIRQWVIDTPFLPQMQHDIEQAYGQLAAGFDDDASFAVRSSATAEDMPDASFAGQQETFLNVRGLDAVMVAIKHVFASLFNDRAISYRVHQGYDHRGVALSAGIQRMVRSDISSSGVMFSIDTESGFEDVVFITSSYGLGEMVVQGAVNPDEFYVHKPTLAKGKQAVVRRNIGSKAIKMVYSADQSHGKQVEIVDIDPEVSNQFSLTDGEVQELAKQAVIIEQHYKRPMDIEWAKDGLDGKLYIVQARPETVRSRENANVMEQFQLQETADVICEGRSIGTKIGSGEAKVLASLAEMDKIQPGDVLVTDMTDPDWEPIMKRASAIVTNRGGRTCHAAIIAREMGIPAVVGCGDATSKINAGDAVTVSCAEGDTGYIYEGKLEYKVTTSQVDQMPELPLKIMMNVGNPDRAFAFAKLPHAGIGLARLEFIINKMIGVHPKALINYDSQSADLREEIDDIIAGYDSPVEFYIAKLTEGIATLAAAYSPEKVIVRMSDFKSNEYANLVGGEEFEPDEENPMIGYRGASRYISQDFRECFALECEAIKRVRNDMGLTNVEVMIPFVRTLDEAKAVIDILAEHGLKRGENGLRVIMMCELPSNALLADQFLDHFDGFSIGSNDLTQLTLGLDRDSGLIAHLFDERDPAIKILLEMAIKACKARGKYVGICGQGPSDHADFAAWLVEQGIDSVSLNPDTVLPTWLYLAEQHGK; encoded by the coding sequence GTGCAAGAAAACGTACTTTGGTATGAAAACCTGGGCATGGGTGATGTTGACCGCGTAGGCGGCAAGAACGCATCACTTGGTGAAATGATTTCAAATCTTGCGAATGTAGGCGTGCAGGTACCCGGCGGTTTTGCGACCACGGCTTATGCTTTTAACGAATTCCTCGAACAAAGCGGTCTTAATGATAAAATCCATGATTTACTCGACACCCTGGACGTTGATGATATCAATGCCCTGACTAAGTGCGGTGAAACCATACGTCAATGGGTTATCGACACGCCTTTTCTTCCACAAATGCAACACGATATCGAACAGGCTTATGGTCAATTAGCCGCCGGTTTTGATGATGATGCCTCTTTCGCGGTGCGCTCTTCCGCTACCGCCGAAGATATGCCTGATGCTTCTTTTGCCGGGCAACAGGAAACTTTCCTCAACGTACGTGGGTTAGACGCCGTAATGGTGGCGATTAAGCACGTATTTGCTTCTTTATTTAACGATCGCGCCATTTCCTACCGGGTACACCAGGGTTACGACCACCGCGGTGTAGCCCTGTCTGCCGGTATCCAGCGCATGGTGCGCAGTGATATCTCTTCTTCCGGGGTGATGTTCTCCATCGATACCGAATCGGGCTTTGAAGATGTGGTCTTTATCACTTCCAGCTACGGCCTGGGTGAAATGGTGGTGCAGGGGGCGGTAAACCCTGACGAATTTTATGTGCACAAGCCAACGTTAGCCAAAGGCAAGCAAGCGGTAGTGCGTCGCAATATCGGTAGCAAAGCCATCAAAATGGTGTATTCTGCGGATCAAAGCCACGGCAAGCAGGTGGAAATTGTCGATATCGACCCTGAAGTTTCCAATCAATTCTCCCTGACTGACGGTGAAGTACAAGAGCTGGCCAAACAGGCGGTGATCATCGAGCAGCACTATAAGCGTCCTATGGATATCGAATGGGCCAAAGACGGCCTGGACGGTAAGTTATACATAGTACAGGCGCGTCCTGAAACGGTACGCAGCCGTGAAAATGCCAATGTAATGGAACAGTTCCAGTTACAGGAAACGGCGGATGTGATTTGTGAAGGCCGCTCGATCGGCACTAAAATCGGCAGCGGTGAAGCGAAAGTATTGGCCTCGCTTGCGGAAATGGACAAGATCCAGCCGGGCGATGTCCTGGTCACCGATATGACAGATCCCGACTGGGAACCTATCATGAAGCGTGCTTCTGCCATTGTGACCAACCGTGGCGGCCGTACTTGTCACGCAGCTATCATTGCCCGTGAAATGGGGATTCCGGCGGTTGTCGGTTGTGGTGATGCCACCAGTAAAATTAACGCCGGTGATGCCGTTACCGTTTCCTGCGCCGAAGGGGATACAGGTTATATCTACGAGGGTAAGCTGGAATATAAGGTGACTACTTCTCAAGTAGATCAAATGCCTGAGCTACCGCTGAAAATTATGATGAACGTCGGCAACCCGGACCGGGCTTTTGCCTTTGCCAAGTTGCCTCATGCCGGTATCGGCCTGGCGCGTTTGGAATTTATCATCAACAAAATGATAGGTGTGCACCCTAAAGCACTGATTAATTATGACAGCCAGAGCGCAGATCTGCGGGAAGAGATCGATGATATCATCGCCGGTTATGACAGCCCGGTGGAATTTTATATCGCCAAACTGACCGAAGGTATCGCGACTTTGGCAGCGGCTTATTCGCCGGAGAAAGTCATTGTCCGTATGTCTGACTTTAAGTCCAACGAATATGCCAACCTGGTCGGCGGTGAAGAGTTTGAACCGGATGAAGAAAATCCGATGATCGGCTACCGCGGCGCCTCCCGTTATATTTCACAGGATTTCCGTGAATGTTTCGCGCTCGAATGTGAAGCCATCAAGCGGGTACGCAACGACATGGGCCTGACCAATGTTGAAGTGATGATCCCGTTCGTACGTACGTTAGACGAAGCTAAAGCGGTTATCGACATCCTGGCGGAGCACGGCTTAAAACGCGGTGAAAACGGCCTTAGGGTGATCATGATGTGTGAATTGCCGTCCAATGCCTTGTTGGCGGATCAGTTCCTGGATCACTTCGACGGTTTCTCTATCGGCTCAAATGATTTAACCCAGCTGACTTTAGGTCTGGACAGGGATTCCGGTTTGATCGCCCACTTATTTGATGAGCGCGATCCGGCCATTAAAATCCTGCTGGAAATGGCCATTAAAGCCTGTAAGGCCAGAGGCAAGTACGTCGGAATCTGTGGTCAGGGACCATCGGATCATGCCGACTTTGCCGCCTGGCTGGTAGAGCAGGGCATAGACAGTGTGTCATTGAACCCGGATACGGTATTACCGACCTGGTTATACCTGGCGGAGCAACACGGTAAGTAA